The proteins below come from a single Kryptolebias marmoratus isolate JLee-2015 linkage group LG12, ASM164957v2, whole genome shotgun sequence genomic window:
- the maptb gene encoding microtubule-associated protein tau, translated as MMDGDSALVKNGPAQEEQSMMGGKEAVKDSAQEAMKASRPAGGSRAAKMITAKSTESVDGTSSPGSRSPASRSSTPNKDVKKVAVVRTPPRSPGSARGRTPPLPSHPMPDLSNVKSKVGSTENLKHSPGGGKIHIVNKKLDLSNVTSKCGSKDNIYHKPGGGKVEIKSEKVEFKDIQSKVGSLENVTHVPGGGKKKIESQKLSFREKAKARTDHGADIIVQADSSPPHLSNTNSHESLNAAEAPPLDTLADQVSASLAKEGL; from the exons ATGATGGATGGAGACTCCGCCCTCGTCAAAAATGGCCCTGCCCAGGAGGAGCAAAGCATGATGGGAG GTAAAGAAGCGGTGAAGGACTCTGCTCAGGAAGCCATGAAG gcCTCcagaccagcagggggcagtagAGCTGCAAAGATGATCACAGCCAAGAGTACAG agtCCGTCGACGGGACCAGCAGTCCAGGAAGTCGCTCACCTGCCAGCAGGTCATCCACTCCCAACAAAGACGTGAAGAAG GTGGCGGTGGTCCGGACCCCACCGAGGTCCCCTGGCTCAGCTCGTGGCCGAACACCTCCCCTACCCTCCCATCCAATGCCCGACCTCAGCAACGTGAAGTCCAAGGTGGGATCCACGGAGAACCTGAAGCACTCACCTGGAGGGGGCAAG ATTCACATCGTCAACAAGAAGCTGGACCTCAGTAACGTGACATCCAAGTGTGGCTCCAAAGACAACATCTACCACAAACCAG GTGGAGGGAAGGTGGAGATCAAGTCTGAGAAGGTGGAGTTTAAAGACATCCAGTCTAAAGTTGGTTCTCTGGAGAACGTTACTCATGTTCCAGGAGGAGGGAAGAAGAAG attGAGAGCCAAAAGCTGTCGTTCAGAGAGAAGGCCAAAGCTCGGACTGACCACGGTGCTGACATCATTGTCCAGGCTGACTCCTCCCCTCCTCACCTTAGCAACACTAATTCCCATGAAAGCCTTAACGCTGCTGAAGCTCCGCCTCTCGACACTTTGGCTGATCAG GTGTCTGCGTCCCTCGCCAAAGAAGGGCTGTGA